From Gemmatimonadaceae bacterium, the proteins below share one genomic window:
- a CDS encoding phage portal protein, with protein sequence MSRVARVPGFEPTSLAPRRVAPAVGFLRVGGGYDGARSDRRALQDWNVLDGGPNTDSLGDLPNLRARSLDLERNAPLAAGAFNTQLRDVLGDGLVPKPRLDREYLDLTAEEATAWSRQAMRIWWQHAGSTRLDVAGRLHFSELQRQALFASLSGGDAFALFRYRVDAGDLLGTKVQVLEANRCSQPVAKMETELFREGVEVNADGVVQRFWISNRHPNEQWLSPGGVITWEGLPARDASGFPLVLQLIDQKRPGQLRGIPYLAPVIETLKNLTRFSEAELMAAVVSSMFTVFVKGGFAPGLGELDDEDPSPKGQIKLGTGAIIDLGADEDVEFANPARPNAQFDPFFLAMCRQLGAALEIPYEQLVNAFQASYSASRAALLNAWRAVRTRRNWFVNQFCQPVYARVIREAVARGLLQAPGFFDDPLAQAAWLGCEWTGPSMPEIDPVKAVVAASMRVKEGFSTRERESAELTSTDYDENFEQRVAEEERRRAAGLDVEDVAERVRTEPVTPEAPAKDGDGDEGDEELPKAGRARVRRAARDPLARIREQAAAQVVARAVADAPDSDLETVS encoded by the coding sequence ATGAGCCGCGTCGCCCGCGTCCCCGGCTTCGAGCCGACCTCATTGGCACCACGTCGCGTGGCGCCGGCGGTCGGCTTCCTACGCGTGGGTGGCGGCTATGACGGCGCGCGCAGCGATCGGCGCGCGCTGCAGGACTGGAACGTCCTCGACGGCGGCCCGAACACGGACTCCCTCGGCGACCTGCCAAACCTCCGCGCGCGCTCGCTCGACCTCGAGCGCAATGCGCCCCTGGCTGCCGGCGCCTTCAACACGCAGCTGCGCGATGTGCTCGGCGACGGCCTGGTGCCGAAGCCGCGGCTCGACCGCGAGTACCTGGACCTCACGGCCGAGGAGGCGACGGCCTGGTCGCGACAGGCGATGCGGATCTGGTGGCAGCACGCCGGCTCCACGCGGCTCGACGTCGCTGGCCGCCTCCACTTCTCGGAGCTGCAGCGCCAGGCGCTGTTCGCGTCGCTTTCGGGCGGCGATGCGTTCGCGCTCTTCCGCTACCGCGTCGACGCCGGCGACCTGCTCGGCACCAAGGTGCAGGTGCTGGAGGCGAACCGCTGCTCGCAGCCCGTCGCGAAGATGGAGACCGAGCTCTTCCGCGAGGGCGTCGAGGTCAACGCCGACGGCGTGGTGCAGCGCTTCTGGATCTCGAACCGCCACCCGAACGAGCAGTGGCTCTCGCCCGGCGGCGTGATCACGTGGGAAGGTCTGCCCGCGCGTGACGCGTCGGGCTTCCCGCTCGTGCTGCAGCTCATCGACCAGAAGCGGCCCGGGCAGCTGCGCGGGATCCCCTATCTCGCGCCCGTCATCGAGACGCTCAAGAACCTCACGCGCTTCAGCGAGGCCGAGCTGATGGCGGCCGTCGTGAGCTCGATGTTCACCGTCTTCGTGAAGGGCGGCTTCGCCCCGGGGCTCGGCGAGCTCGACGACGAGGACCCGTCGCCGAAGGGCCAGATCAAGCTGGGCACCGGCGCGATCATCGACCTCGGCGCCGACGAGGACGTCGAGTTCGCGAACCCGGCGCGGCCGAACGCGCAGTTCGATCCGTTCTTCCTCGCGATGTGCCGGCAGCTCGGCGCCGCGCTGGAGATCCCGTACGAGCAGCTCGTCAACGCCTTCCAGGCCTCCTACTCGGCGAGCCGTGCCGCGCTGCTGAACGCGTGGCGCGCCGTGCGCACGCGCCGCAACTGGTTCGTGAACCAGTTCTGCCAGCCGGTCTACGCGCGCGTGATCCGCGAGGCGGTGGCGCGCGGCCTGCTGCAGGCGCCCGGCTTCTTCGACGACCCGCTCGCGCAGGCCGCCTGGCTGGGCTGCGAGTGGACCGGCCCGTCGATGCCGGAGATCGATCCGGTCAAGGCCGTCGTCGCCGCCTCGATGCGCGTGAAGGAGGGCTTCAGCACGCGCGAGCGCGAGTCGGCCGAGCTCACGAGCACGGACTACGACGAGAACTTCGAGCAGCGCGTCGCCGAGGAGGAGCGCCGCCGCGCCGCCGGGCTCGATGTCGAGGACGTCGCCGAGCGTGTGCGCACCGAGCCCGTCACGCCGGAGGCGCCGGCAAAGGACGGCGACGGCGACGAGGGCGACGAGGAGCTGCCGAAGGCTGGGCGCGCGCGGGTCCGGCGCGCCGCGCGCGACCCGCTGGCCCGCATCCGGGAGCAGGCCGCCGCGCAGGTCGTGGCGCGCGCCGTCGCCGACGCCCCTGACTCTGACCTGGAGACCGTCTCGTGA
- a CDS encoding phage terminase large subunit family protein, whose translation MAFVTHPEARRKFGLDLEGSAARILQPPPELKLSEWAEQNRILGPSTGSTEQGPYRLSRVPYLREILEEFSNPEVREMVILKSARLGVTDGLINNAVGYCIDLDPGNILALWPTKEDAQEWSKETLPELFELTTCLRGKVADTESRNSDNTILHKRFAGGWLSAIGSNSPRALRRRTARYVFVDEYDALDEKQSTQEGDVGRRAARRADTNPSAKIIFTGSPRGRKSRIIRDYLSSDQREYFVPCPHCRHLQPLTWDRVQWEKEKDPKTGKTVRHFPETAHYLCRSCEQPIREGREKRDMITAGEWVAKNPGASVRGWKITTVYSLFVTWGALAEQRIKAKRALEGGDAQLMIEFYQQVLAEYYEATLDKPDTAALSARRETYAAPVPAGVGVLTAAVDVQDDRLELLVKGWGVGQESWDIAHHRIYGDPEQPDVWKRLDLLLFKPFAHELGAELRVRCTFVDSGFKAETVYAYTRRRRSLGVWPVKGEPSKKGRPLIAMSKAAAVKERLWLVDESRLKATVLRRLKIELPPGAVGAAGYVHFPGPQDDGLDDDYLAQFENEVVVPKELPSGTTVLQWKVLGPNEAIDLQKYALAALHALGDAVVNNLSHWVERAAAQGRARGGRAQAKRDGAQQATDEHSTATPRRRSRVRHRGIE comes from the coding sequence ATGGCCTTCGTCACGCATCCTGAGGCGCGGCGGAAGTTCGGGCTCGACCTCGAGGGCTCGGCCGCGCGGATCCTGCAGCCACCACCGGAGCTGAAGCTCAGCGAGTGGGCGGAGCAGAACCGGATCCTCGGCCCGAGCACGGGCTCGACGGAACAGGGCCCCTATCGACTCTCGCGCGTGCCGTACCTGCGCGAGATCCTCGAGGAGTTCTCGAATCCAGAGGTCCGCGAGATGGTGATCCTGAAGTCGGCGCGCCTGGGCGTGACCGACGGGCTCATCAACAACGCCGTGGGCTACTGCATCGACCTGGATCCGGGCAACATCCTCGCGCTGTGGCCGACGAAGGAGGACGCGCAGGAGTGGTCGAAGGAGACGCTGCCCGAGCTCTTCGAGCTGACGACGTGCCTCCGCGGGAAGGTCGCCGATACCGAGTCCCGGAACAGCGACAACACGATCCTGCACAAGCGCTTCGCGGGCGGCTGGCTCTCGGCGATCGGCTCCAACAGCCCGCGCGCGCTGCGCCGGCGCACGGCGCGCTACGTCTTCGTCGACGAGTACGACGCGCTCGACGAGAAGCAGTCGACGCAGGAGGGCGACGTCGGGCGGCGTGCGGCGCGCCGCGCCGATACCAACCCAAGCGCGAAGATCATCTTCACTGGCAGCCCGCGCGGCCGGAAGAGCCGGATCATCCGCGACTATCTGAGCTCGGACCAGCGCGAGTACTTCGTCCCCTGTCCGCACTGCCGGCACCTGCAGCCGCTCACGTGGGACCGGGTGCAGTGGGAGAAGGAGAAGGATCCGAAGACCGGCAAGACGGTGCGGCACTTTCCCGAGACCGCGCACTACCTCTGCCGCAGCTGCGAGCAGCCGATCCGCGAGGGCCGCGAGAAGCGCGACATGATCACGGCCGGCGAGTGGGTCGCGAAGAACCCGGGCGCCTCGGTGCGTGGCTGGAAGATCACGACCGTCTACTCGCTCTTCGTCACCTGGGGAGCGCTCGCCGAGCAGCGCATCAAGGCCAAGCGCGCGCTCGAGGGCGGCGACGCACAGCTGATGATCGAGTTCTACCAGCAGGTCCTCGCCGAGTACTACGAGGCCACGCTCGACAAGCCGGACACCGCGGCGCTCTCGGCCCGGCGCGAGACCTACGCGGCACCGGTGCCCGCCGGCGTCGGCGTGCTCACGGCCGCCGTCGACGTGCAGGACGACCGCCTCGAGCTGCTCGTCAAGGGTTGGGGTGTTGGCCAGGAGTCGTGGGACATCGCGCACCACCGCATCTACGGCGATCCCGAGCAGCCCGACGTCTGGAAGCGGCTCGATCTCCTGCTCTTCAAGCCCTTCGCGCATGAGCTCGGTGCCGAGCTGAGGGTGCGCTGCACGTTCGTCGACTCCGGCTTCAAGGCCGAGACCGTCTACGCCTACACGCGCCGGCGCCGCTCGCTCGGTGTGTGGCCGGTCAAGGGCGAGCCGTCGAAGAAGGGGCGCCCGCTGATCGCGATGTCGAAGGCGGCCGCGGTGAAAGAGCGGCTCTGGCTCGTCGACGAGTCACGCCTGAAGGCGACGGTGCTTCGCCGCCTGAAGATCGAGCTGCCGCCAGGCGCGGTCGGCGCGGCCGGCTACGTCCATTTCCCGGGACCGCAGGATGATGGGCTCGATGACGACTATCTCGCGCAGTTCGAGAATGAGGTCGTCGTGCCGAAGGAGCTGCCCAGTGGCACCACGGTGCTGCAGTGGAAGGTGCTCGGGCCCAACGAGGCGATCGACCTGCAGAAGTACGCGCTCGCGGCCCTGCACGCGCTCGGTGATGCCGTGGTCAACAACCTCTCGCACTGGGTGGAGCGCGCCGCGGCCCAGGGGCGCGCGCGCGGCGGCCGCGCCCAGGCGAAGCGCGACGGCGCGCAGCAGGCCACCGACGAGCACTCCACGGCCACGCCACGCCGGCGCAGCCGCGTGCGGCACCGGGGGATCGAGTGA
- a CDS encoding head decoration protein: MDTSFSSATSPAPDRLLAGDSERPTTPITLIATENRTRGAVLGCETIGALTPAVVTGDVNGALGAWTPGSRTQVGAYRLVCIAESANAGTFAVYAPDGSRLADLTVAVPYVSDHINGTVGDGSEDADIGDVITITVAAGSGKYKLSAAAAVDGSQVPVGILAIDTDATSAEQKTSLYRTGEFNEAALTLGTGHTLATIRAALEARGIFLKPTIAA, from the coding sequence ATGGACACGTCCTTCAGTTCCGCCACCAGTCCGGCGCCCGACCGGCTCCTCGCCGGCGACTCCGAGCGTCCGACCACGCCGATCACCCTCATCGCGACCGAGAACCGGACGCGCGGTGCCGTCCTCGGCTGCGAGACGATCGGTGCCCTCACGCCCGCCGTGGTCACGGGTGACGTGAACGGCGCGCTCGGCGCTTGGACGCCTGGCAGCCGCACGCAGGTGGGCGCGTATCGCCTCGTCTGCATCGCCGAGTCGGCCAACGCCGGCACCTTCGCCGTCTACGCGCCCGACGGCTCGCGCCTGGCGGACCTCACGGTCGCCGTCCCGTACGTGAGCGACCACATCAACGGCACCGTCGGCGACGGCTCCGAGGACGCGGACATCGGTGACGTCATCACCATCACCGTCGCCGCCGGGAGCGGGAAGTACAAGCTCTCCGCCGCCGCGGCCGTCGACGGTTCGCAGGTGCCCGTCGGCATCCTCGCGATCGACACCGACGCGACGAGCGCGGAGCAGAAGACCTCGCTCTACCGCACCGGTGAGTTCAACGAGGCCGCGCTCACGCTCGGCACCGGCCACACCCTCGCCACCATCCGCGCCGCCCTCGAGGCCCGCGGGATCTTCCTCAAGCCCACCATCGCGGCCTAG
- a CDS encoding S49 family peptidase — translation MSRRPALRALQLLTSTRWAITREALERMMAIAERDTDQIVAAIDRQATAPRAGEDDGEGIDLSALVPARRWALLATPAAAHPLSERLGVRDGVAIVSAVGPLCRYASFFQELCGMSSYQLLAEDFRIAVDDPGVRAILVHLDSPGGETNGCAELAALIHAHRGTKPIVAMVSDGAASAAYWIAAACDEIVVTPSAYVGSIGVYFEIVDWSAAEAEYGMKRWRIVSTQSPNKVPDPADAAGKAVLQREVDEFADAFLAAVATYRGTTAEELIAAGDGGAVFIGRHAVARGLADRMGTTEDILAELATRAATPSTTTAAAAAAAPKETVMPPTPPKAAGTARATDENKDDEEARKRAEEEEKEKQQRAEGEQPDEDEDDAEASEEEDDEMAEEDDEEQARKAERAFVTANATMVARIRRRARRGARKAERERVKAVIALAPKAIAPALRTALESGQAEGEAAKAFLAASQQTGAQALAAMAGAEATITAPTQGDGTPTAEKDGAPTIALLQEHSPTQRRGAAAARRN, via the coding sequence GTGAGCCGACGTCCCGCCCTTCGGGCCCTGCAGCTGCTGACCAGCACGCGCTGGGCGATCACGCGCGAGGCGCTCGAGCGCATGATGGCGATCGCCGAGCGCGACACGGACCAGATCGTCGCGGCGATTGATCGGCAGGCCACGGCGCCGCGCGCCGGCGAGGACGACGGCGAGGGCATCGACCTGTCCGCGCTCGTGCCGGCGCGCCGCTGGGCCCTGCTCGCGACGCCGGCGGCCGCACACCCGCTGAGCGAACGCCTCGGCGTGCGCGACGGCGTGGCGATCGTCAGCGCCGTGGGCCCGCTCTGCCGCTACGCGTCGTTCTTCCAGGAGCTGTGCGGGATGTCTAGCTACCAGCTCCTGGCCGAGGACTTCCGCATCGCCGTCGACGACCCGGGCGTCCGCGCGATCCTCGTGCACCTCGACTCGCCGGGCGGCGAGACGAACGGCTGCGCGGAGCTCGCGGCGCTCATCCATGCGCACCGCGGCACGAAGCCGATCGTCGCGATGGTCTCAGACGGCGCCGCCAGCGCCGCCTATTGGATCGCGGCCGCCTGCGACGAGATCGTCGTCACGCCGTCGGCCTACGTCGGCAGCATCGGCGTCTACTTCGAGATCGTCGACTGGAGCGCCGCCGAGGCCGAGTACGGCATGAAGCGCTGGCGGATCGTGAGCACACAGTCGCCCAACAAGGTGCCGGATCCCGCGGACGCCGCCGGCAAGGCCGTGCTGCAGCGCGAGGTCGACGAGTTCGCCGACGCCTTCCTCGCCGCGGTGGCCACCTACCGCGGCACCACCGCCGAGGAGCTGATCGCCGCCGGCGACGGCGGCGCCGTGTTCATCGGCCGCCACGCCGTCGCGCGTGGCCTGGCCGACCGCATGGGCACCACCGAGGACATCCTGGCCGAGCTCGCGACGCGCGCGGCAACGCCTTCCACCACGACCGCCGCAGCTGCGGCGGCTGCACCCAAGGAGACCGTCATGCCCCCGACACCCCCCAAGGCCGCCGGCACCGCGCGCGCGACCGACGAGAACAAGGACGACGAGGAGGCGCGGAAGCGCGCCGAGGAAGAGGAGAAGGAGAAGCAGCAGCGCGCCGAGGGCGAGCAGCCCGACGAGGACGAGGATGACGCGGAGGCCTCCGAGGAGGAGGACGACGAGATGGCCGAGGAGGACGACGAGGAGCAGGCCCGCAAGGCCGAGCGCGCGTTCGTGACGGCCAACGCCACCATGGTCGCGCGGATCCGTCGCCGGGCCCGCCGCGGCGCGCGCAAGGCGGAACGCGAGCGCGTGAAGGCCGTCATCGCTCTCGCGCCGAAGGCGATCGCGCCGGCGCTGCGCACAGCGCTCGAGTCCGGCCAGGCGGAGGGCGAGGCCGCGAAGGCCTTCCTTGCCGCCAGCCAGCAGACGGGCGCGCAGGCGCTCGCCGCGATGGCCGGCGCCGAGGCGACGATCACCGCGCCCACGCAGGGCGACGGCACGCCGACCGCCGAGAAGGACGGTGCGCCGACGATTGCGCTCCTGCAGGAGCACAGCCCGACGCAGCGCCGCGGCGCTGCCGCCGCGCGCCGCAACTGA
- a CDS encoding major capsid protein, protein MDLFSTNYLAGVVKDLRTTPQHFLDTEFRTELRDPSEEIHFDLDERKPRLTPYVSPLIAGKVVEDRGFVTKTFKPPYLKDKRRFDASRPLKRAIGERIGGELSPDQRLQLMVGMTLEDQVEMLKYRMEVQAAEALRLGQVTVSGEGFKTAVVSFGRHTDLRAVKTGTARWSQTESDPLSQIETMANAMMAQGGAVLRRVTFAPDAYQAFRTRLLARDEWKLLVDYRRASTSSTFDLAPGNGEKARYLGTIGTVDYYVYDDLYIDPVDATEKHLMPSGEVVLTADEVEGTRCFAAIRDEDAGFQAVPYFPKSWKEPDPAVRWMLMQSAALMVPFRPNASASMEVLNGGS, encoded by the coding sequence ATGGACCTCTTCAGTACGAACTATCTCGCGGGGGTGGTGAAGGACCTGCGCACCACGCCCCAGCACTTCCTCGACACGGAGTTCCGGACCGAGCTCCGCGACCCCAGCGAGGAGATCCACTTCGACCTCGACGAGCGCAAGCCGCGGCTGACGCCGTACGTCTCGCCGCTCATCGCCGGCAAGGTCGTCGAGGACCGCGGTTTCGTCACCAAGACGTTCAAGCCGCCCTACCTCAAGGACAAGCGCCGCTTCGACGCGTCGCGCCCCCTGAAGCGCGCCATCGGCGAGCGCATCGGCGGCGAGCTCTCGCCCGACCAGCGCCTGCAGCTGATGGTCGGCATGACGCTCGAGGACCAGGTCGAGATGCTGAAGTACCGCATGGAGGTGCAGGCCGCCGAGGCGCTGCGCCTGGGCCAGGTGACGGTCTCCGGCGAGGGCTTCAAGACGGCCGTCGTGAGCTTCGGCCGCCACACCGACCTGCGCGCCGTGAAGACGGGGACCGCGCGGTGGAGCCAGACGGAGTCCGATCCGCTCTCGCAGATCGAGACCATGGCCAACGCGATGATGGCCCAGGGCGGCGCCGTGCTGCGGCGCGTGACCTTCGCACCCGACGCCTACCAGGCGTTCCGCACACGGCTGCTCGCGCGCGACGAGTGGAAGCTGCTGGTCGACTACCGCCGCGCGTCGACGAGCTCGACCTTCGACCTCGCGCCGGGCAACGGTGAGAAGGCCCGCTACCTCGGGACCATCGGCACCGTGGACTACTACGTCTACGACGACCTCTACATCGACCCCGTCGATGCCACCGAGAAGCACCTGATGCCCTCCGGCGAGGTGGTGCTCACCGCGGACGAGGTCGAGGGCACGCGCTGCTTCGCCGCCATCCGCGACGAGGACGCCGGCTTCCAGGCGGTGCCGTACTTCCCGAAGAGCTGGAAGGAGCCGGATCCGGCGGTGCGCTGGATGCTGATGCAGTCCGCCGCGCTGATGGTGCCCTTCCGGCCCAACGCGTCGGCCTCGATGGAAGTGCTGAACGGCGGCAGCTGA